A window of the Mesotoga prima MesG1.Ag.4.2 genome harbors these coding sequences:
- a CDS encoding YitT family protein, whose product MNRKTFIDYFLITVGSILTAMSIVSFMVPNNIIAGGVSGLAIIVYRVFGLWVGAQMFVYNIVLFLLAFVTLGVGFGMKSIYSAVLMSLSVDLLQKLSFPVFDASSTQDGFLLVAIYGGVIAGAGMGLVLWRGASTGGTDIVAMILSKYVGFSTGTGLLISDSLITLLAVVVFGPIAAMYGIITIFTTSKTIDGIIEGIGNTRTAFVISKESEAIKEKVINEMERGTTIIKATGGFSGEDRPVLMVSIRRREIGQLRHIVKTTDRRAFVVVVNNSEVFGEGFKDLS is encoded by the coding sequence GTGAATAGGAAGACCTTTATAGATTATTTCCTGATAACGGTCGGTTCAATACTGACGGCCATGTCTATAGTTTCCTTTATGGTCCCGAATAACATTATTGCTGGCGGGGTGAGCGGCCTGGCAATAATCGTTTACAGAGTTTTCGGCCTATGGGTGGGAGCCCAGATGTTTGTTTACAACATCGTTCTCTTTCTGCTGGCCTTCGTCACTCTGGGTGTGGGTTTTGGGATGAAGTCGATCTACTCGGCCGTTCTGATGTCATTGAGCGTCGATCTGCTGCAGAAACTGAGTTTTCCCGTGTTTGATGCTTCTTCGACTCAAGATGGATTCCTGCTCGTAGCAATCTACGGCGGGGTAATCGCCGGGGCTGGAATGGGGCTAGTCTTGTGGCGCGGTGCTTCTACAGGTGGTACCGACATTGTTGCAATGATTCTCTCTAAGTACGTGGGGTTCAGCACCGGTACCGGTTTGCTGATAAGCGATTCACTTATCACACTTCTAGCGGTTGTGGTTTTCGGACCGATAGCTGCCATGTACGGGATCATCACCATCTTTACAACCAGTAAGACTATAGACGGGATAATTGAAGGCATTGGAAACACTAGAACGGCATTCGTCATTAGCAAAGAGAGTGAAGCGATTAAAGAGAAAGTGATCAACGAAATGGAACGCGGAACGACAATAATCAAAGCTACAGGAGGTTTCTCCGGAGAGGATAGACCGGTTCTCATGGTTTCGATAAGGCGGAGAGAAATCGGACAGTTGCGGCACATTGTCAAGACTACCGACAGGCGGGCCTTTGTGGTAGTGGTGAATAACTCTGAAGTCTTCGGCGAAGGCTTCAAGGATCTCAGTTGA
- the dnaJ gene encoding molecular chaperone DnaJ translates to MAQSRKDYYEILGVSRNASDDDIRKAYRRLVKEWHPDAYKGSNKKDAEAKFKEIQEAYEVLSDKEKRAMFDRFGYVGDAAANPRGSGRTPGSTGGSFDDVFGDFQDVFDVFFGGSRSGGSSKTQGPRAVRGEDIHASVVIDLKDVILGKKVILEYDRNKVCQSCKGTGAEGGTSFKTCPTCNGTGYVKEEHRSFFGMFSNTHVCNTCSGSGRIIDKRCSVCGGRGYEKERHQVSVTIPAGVENGATLRIGGHGNAGQNGGPYGDLYVSVRVEMPSEFRRSGNDLYVSKEIDYVEAALGTTLEISLPEGGTEILRIPAGTNPNTVFRMKNLGVPSVSGGKRGDLLVTVRVNISKPSSKEKRLLEQIAKLKNSRVVE, encoded by the coding sequence ATGGCTCAATCTAGAAAAGACTATTATGAGATTCTTGGAGTCTCCAGAAATGCCTCTGACGATGACATAAGGAAGGCATACAGGAGACTTGTCAAGGAGTGGCATCCCGATGCTTACAAAGGTAGCAACAAGAAGGATGCCGAAGCAAAATTCAAGGAAATACAGGAGGCTTACGAAGTCCTCTCCGACAAGGAAAAGAGGGCCATGTTCGATCGCTTTGGTTATGTCGGTGACGCCGCTGCAAATCCTCGAGGTTCGGGAAGAACGCCGGGAAGTACCGGAGGAAGCTTCGACGATGTCTTTGGTGATTTCCAGGATGTGTTCGATGTGTTTTTCGGAGGAAGCAGGTCTGGAGGCAGCTCCAAAACACAAGGGCCAAGAGCTGTAAGGGGAGAGGACATTCATGCTTCTGTTGTGATCGATTTGAAAGATGTGATTCTTGGAAAGAAGGTAATACTGGAATACGACAGAAACAAGGTCTGCCAGAGCTGCAAAGGAACCGGTGCTGAAGGCGGCACAAGTTTCAAAACCTGTCCAACCTGTAACGGAACCGGTTACGTCAAAGAGGAACATAGATCTTTCTTTGGGATGTTCAGCAATACCCATGTCTGCAACACATGCAGTGGTTCTGGAAGAATAATCGACAAGCGCTGTAGTGTGTGCGGCGGAAGAGGTTATGAAAAAGAAAGGCACCAGGTAAGCGTGACGATTCCCGCAGGCGTAGAGAACGGCGCTACTCTGAGAATCGGCGGTCACGGGAACGCTGGACAGAACGGCGGCCCATATGGCGATCTATATGTAAGTGTAAGGGTTGAAATGCCTTCGGAGTTCAGGCGAAGCGGAAACGACCTCTATGTGAGCAAGGAGATAGATTACGTTGAGGCTGCACTTGGAACTACTTTGGAGATTTCACTTCCCGAAGGGGGAACGGAGATACTTAGAATCCCGGCGGGGACGAATCCTAATACCGTCTTCAGAATGAAAAATCTCGGTGTTCCCAGCGTGTCTGGCGGAAAACGAGGTGACCTTCTTGTGACGGTCAGAGTAAATATAAGCAAGCCTTCAAGCAAGGAGAAGAGACTTCTTGAGCAGATTGCAAAGTTAAAGAATTCGAGGGTCGTAGAGTGA
- a CDS encoding nucleotide exchange factor GrpE: MIDEKNKKNPESIDNEEGVKEERNAARLDESDKLENTAGAATGEKVREGSEVREKAMNDSEVHDKSETSEIDELKALRDEIKNLKDENARLRAEFINYRNALVRESEESIRRYREKIIIRLIEIYDDLSRALENPDNSKKSLISGIKLIHKSVERLMFDEGLSMIMPEVGKPFDPFSHEVEGTISSNDVPDMAVYDVIERGYNLNGKVLKPARVVVAVNDSSES, translated from the coding sequence ATGATAGATGAAAAGAACAAGAAGAATCCGGAAAGTATCGATAATGAGGAAGGGGTCAAAGAAGAACGAAATGCTGCTAGACTTGATGAATCTGATAAACTTGAAAATACCGCTGGAGCAGCGACTGGCGAAAAAGTCCGTGAGGGAAGTGAAGTGAGAGAAAAAGCTATGAATGATAGTGAAGTCCATGACAAATCCGAGACATCTGAAATAGACGAATTAAAAGCTCTGAGAGATGAGATCAAAAACCTGAAGGACGAAAACGCACGGCTCAGAGCGGAATTTATAAATTACAGAAATGCTCTGGTTCGTGAATCGGAGGAAAGCATAAGGAGATACAGAGAGAAGATTATTATTCGACTGATAGAGATCTATGACGATTTGAGCCGCGCGCTGGAAAACCCCGACAATTCGAAGAAGAGTCTTATTTCTGGCATAAAGCTAATCCACAAGTCGGTTGAACGGCTTATGTTTGATGAGGGGCTTTCAATGATTATGCCTGAGGTAGGCAAGCCCTTTGATCCCTTTTCTCACGAAGTAGAGGGAACGATTTCTTCAAATGATGTTCCGGACATGGCCGTATATGATGTCATAGAACGAGGATACAATTTGAATGGCAAGGTTCTCAAGCCTGCTAGAGTGGTTGTTGCAGTAAACGACTCTTCCGAGTCTTAA